One part of the Xylocopa sonorina isolate GNS202 chromosome 10, iyXylSono1_principal, whole genome shotgun sequence genome encodes these proteins:
- the LOC143428531 gene encoding RING finger protein 37: protein MLFNFCDPRLRPEIQCSTVSTEGYEVTNLINDTEKGFLAYACIKPPINIDITFLCNVHINHILVWPQVGSQKSSGFQLYAKTSNDTSVPYTLLATGFLDSSNCGVLFHPSNINQKTIAAPSNFLKRYIKPSLRYLTTYINSLRICICKTDNSVPALGKIQVWGTVSPRCGRDTVANVSALWLKEPACLMKPVEEIKNDDQPVTVTNNIDTLESTLQVPECFLDAITYEIMTQPILLPSGKIIDQNTLLKHEETEATWGRRLTDPFTGLPFSDERKPVIASALKIRIDKFLLENSNAEEVKKLPRVLGRALPLDVADEKVAEVPKYLLKRNVINRTSNNVKPKLHCSVINIQASKKLCHKLPAVIMSRKRNVSGAIKSTKKRATAGCKEAEDERKDDYIDTIDSIDDDEPDIDINAAVPNLKRFNSIPERNKTSLKLANCSCCPNGIFYQLPCQHVLCRKVLTSIENNQCTSCGKIYKNSEIERIYE, encoded by the exons ATGCTTTTCAATTTTTGTGATCCTCGTTTGAGACCTGAAATTCAGTGCAGTACTGTCAGCACAGAAGGATACGAAGTCACTAATTTAATAAACGATACTGAAAAAGGATTTCTAGCTTATGCATGTATCAAGCCTCCTATAAATATCGATATCACTTTTTTGTGTAACGTACATATCAATCACATTTTGGTCTGGCCACAAGTCGGTTCTCAGAAATCGTCAGGCTTTCAATTGTATGCCAAAACGAGCAACGATACCAGTGTGCCTTACACTTTACTAGCTACTGGTTTTCTGGATTCTTCGAATTGCGGAGTATTGTTTCATCCGTCGAATATTAATCAGAAAACAATCGCTGCTCCATCAAATTTCTTAAAACGTTACATAAAACCTTCTCTGCGTTACCTAACAACGTACATAAACAGCTTGAGAATATGTATATGTAAAACTGACAATTCAGTACCTGCTCTGGGTAAAATTCAAGTATGGGGAACAGTGTCACCACGTTGCGGGAGAGACACAGTGGCTAATGTTTCTGCTTTGTGGTTGAAAGAGCCAGCCTGTTTAATGAAACCTGTAGAGGAGATCAAGAACGATGATCAACCTGTTACTGTCACAAATAACAT AGATACATTGGAATCAACATTGCAAGTTCCAGAATGTTTTTTAGATGCAATTACATACGAGATCATGACACAACCAATCCTACTGCCGAGTGGAAAAATAATTGATCAAAATACATTGCTGAAACACGAGGAGACAGAAGCAACGTGGGGAAGAAGATTAACGGATCCTTTTACAGGCTTGCCATTTAGCGATGAACGTAAACCTGTTATAGCAAGCGCCTTAAAAATAAGGATAGataaatttctgcttgaaaataGCAACGCGGAAGAAGTAAAAAAATTACCAAGAGTATTGGGTCGGGCACTGCCTTTGGATGTAGCAGACGAAAAGGTAGCAGAAGTTCCTAAGTACTTGTTAAAAAGGAATGTGATAAATAGAACTTCAAACAATGTCAAACCGAAGTTGCATTGTTCTGTAATAAATATACAAGCCAGTAAGAAGCTTTGCCATAAACTGCCGGCTGTCATAATGTCACGGAAACGGAATGTTTCCGGAGCAATTAAGTCGACAAAGAAAAGAGCAACTGCAGGCTGTAAAGAAGCAGAGGATGAAAGGAAAGATGATTACATCGATACAATAGATTCGATTGACGATGATGAACCAGATATTGATATTAATGCGGCAGTACCAAATCTAAAACGTTTTAATAGTATTCCAGAAAGAAATAAGACAAGCCTGAAATTGGCTAATTGTTCCTGTTGTCCTAATGGCATTTTTTATCAGCTTCCGTGCCAACATGTATTATGTAGGAAGGTTTTAACGTCCATTGAAAATAATCAATGTACATCTTGTGGGAAAATTTATAAGAACAGCGAGATAGAACGGATCTATGAATAA